A genomic region of Haliotis asinina isolate JCU_RB_2024 chromosome 1, JCU_Hal_asi_v2, whole genome shotgun sequence contains the following coding sequences:
- the LOC137282327 gene encoding acetylcholine receptor subunit alpha-1-A-like codes for MWCVCLMLMLTLSVCNGASIHDARRLKSYLFSNYTSEHRPLNNQSERVKVSAIVNLLDITDFDDVKQQFICNALFSIDWKDDFLVWDPEDFGGIKYFTFNNGYNAWFPSITVTNTLEKRDVFKEDTQRMTVFSNGTVLWLPSAILKTSCPLNVRTFPFDIQECSIYLMAVHYTVEEVEFVTGSDKVHVDRFQRSDHWELLDTSLSSIRTGNVDKWHIGLRFQRRPLYYVLNVLIPIVILSILNMAVFAVPVESGEKLSFAVTVLLSLVVFMTFVSELIPKTSTVTAMLTGYLTTVTASSAINVMLTIVVLVFHNKPNKEEIPKCFQKFVSLVHRVSCRKINPLETTTTERSVEWKDVANALEYFCLRVLLVILIIYTIMFFVGLTVY; via the coding sequence ATGTGGTGTGTTTGTCTAATGCTGATGCTGACACTGAGTGTATGTAATGGAGCATCCATTCACGATGCGAGACGTTTAAAAAGTTACCTGTTCTCAAACTACACATCCGAACACAGACCACTGAACAACCAGAGTGAGAGAGTCAAGGTGTCCGCCATTGTAAACCTGCTGGACATAACTGACTTTGACGATGTGAAACAACAGTTCATATGTAATGCTCTTTTCAGTATTGACTGGAAGGATGACTTCTTGGTCTGGGATCCTGAGGACTTTGGTGGgatcaaatatttcacattcaacAATGGCTACAATGCATGGTTTCCGAGTATAACGGTGACCAACACCCTGGAAAAGCGAGACGTTTTCAAGGAAGATACTCAGCGCATGACGGTTTTCAGTAACGGGACCGTGTTGTGGTTACCATCCGCTATCTTGAAGACGTCTTGTCCACTCAATGTCCGCACTTTCCCCTTTGACATCCAGGAATGTTCCATATACCTCATGGCCGTGCATTACACGGTCGAAGAGGTGGAATTTGTGACTGGAAGTGATAAAGTCCACGTTGATCGGTTTCAAAGAAGTGACCACTGGGAATTACTGGACACCAGTTTATCATCAATCAGGACTGGTAATGTTGACAAGTGGCATATAGGCTTACGATTTCAGCGTCGACCGTTGTACTACGTCCTCAACGTCCTCATTCCCATCGTCATCCTGTCCATTCTCAACATGGCCGTCTTTGCTGTCCCTGTTGAATCTGGTGAAAAACTCTCCTTTGCTGTCACAGTGCTTTTGTCTCTTGTAGTCTTCATGACGTTTGTAAGTGAACTCATCCCGAAGACATCGACAGTGACAGCTATGTTGACAGGGTATCTAACAACGGTGACAGCTTCTAGTGCCATCAACGTCATGTTGACCATTGTTGTTCTGGTCTTTCACAACAAACCGAATAAAGAAGAAATTCCAAAGTGTTTTCAGAAATTTGTTTCCTTAGTTCATAGGGTATCTTGCAGGAAGATTAATCCTTTGGAAACCACGACCACAGAGAGGTCGGTGGAGTGGAAGGATGTTGCCAATgcactggaatatttctgtctGAGGGTGCTTCTTGTTATTTTGATCATATATACAATCATGTTCTTCGTCGGACTAACGGTGTACTGA